In a genomic window of Magnolia sinica isolate HGM2019 chromosome 14, MsV1, whole genome shotgun sequence:
- the LOC131224917 gene encoding uncharacterized protein LOC131224917 — MFLRGTVISAGAFSLKPQLTFLKLFQLLSPTCFDSTFDIDAGFAIRVCENLPIVLCGNKVDVKNRQVKGKQVTFHRKKNLQYYEISAKSNYNFEKPFLLSCWEACRVMKKNLFLLLIEDQIFTFDSVVDSDFTQVRSSDHTQSTKVLHLALYKFRLYLNLNLNLFMDSFLAGYMHCFGAYMYLMDDKDKELLKLYNFVCASACNFYKAIMLIGKEGSKGYWKGYLAQEVATGENGSDSSLDFGLGKVTDLRIKQLHSDITYLIAKQESKLALGNGSFVEVVLRLGTYDGKSQPEVGDS; from the exons ATGTTCCTACGTGGCACCGTGATTTCTGCTGGTGCATTTTCTTTGAAGCCTCAACTAACTTTTTTAAAGCTTTTCCAGTTATTATCACCAACATGCTTTGATAGCACATTTGACATTGATGCAGGGTTTGCAATCAGGGTTTGTGAGAACCTCCCCATTGTTCTATGTGGCAACAAGGTTGACGTCAAGAACAGGCAGGTGAAAGGAAAGCAGGTTACTTTCCACCGAAAGAAGAATCTCCAATATTATGAGATTTCTGCTAAGAGCAATTACAATTTCGAGAAGCCTTTCCTCTTATCTTGCTGGGAAGCTTGCAGGGTAATGAAGAaaaatctattccttcttttgaTTGAAGATCAGATATTTACTTTTGATTCTGTAGTTGATTCAGATTTTACCCAGGTTCGGAGCTCAGATCATACACAGTCAACTAAAGTTCTGCATCTAGCTTTATACAAATTTAGACtatatttaaatttgaatttgaatttgtttatgGATTCTTTTCTGgcaggat atATGCATTGCTTTGGAGCTTATATGTATCTCATGGATGACAAGGACAAGGAATTGTTGAA ACTCTACAATTTTGTCTGTGCCTCCGCCTGCAATTTTTACAAGGCCATTATGTTGATTGGGAAGGAGGGCAGTAAGGGCTATTGGAAAGGCTATCTAGCACAG GAGGTGGCAACTGGAGAAAATGGGTCGGACTCGAGCCTGGATTTTGGACTG GGAAAAGTTACTGATCTAAGAATCAAGCAGCTGCATTCAGACATTACATATCTTATTGCAAAGCAAGAATCAAAGTTAGCTTTGGGG AATGGTTCTTTTGTAGAAGTTGTTTTACGTTTGGGAACATATGATGGAAAATCTCAACCTGAGGTTGGAGATAGCTAG